From Toxorhynchites rutilus septentrionalis strain SRP chromosome 2, ASM2978413v1, whole genome shotgun sequence, a single genomic window includes:
- the LOC129769570 gene encoding leucine-zipper-like transcriptional regulator 1 homolog, with protein sequence MASANRFTSPTPSGSAVGPSTSGAAAAGHAGPITSAANRWKRMLDCDEFVGSRRSKHTVVAYKDAIYVFGGDNGTKMLNDLIRFSVKDKSWGRAFSTGTPPAPRYHHSAVVHASSMFVFGGYTGDIHSNSNLANKNDLFEYKFQNGQWTEWKFVGRTPVPRSAHGAAVYDNKLWIYAGYDGNARLNDMWTISLTGEPRQWEEVQQKGDRPPTCCNFPVAVARGCMYVFSGQSGLQITNTLFQFNFKDKIWRRISNEHILRGAPPPPARRYGHIMVHHDRFLYVFGGAADSTLQNDLHCYDLDSQVWSTVIPATESQVPSGRLFHAAAVIGDAMYIFGGTIDNNVRSGDMYRFQFSSYPKCTLQDDFGNFLLNRQFCDVQFVVGSEEIKIPVHVAMIAARSQFLRSKIIAARDARNLQEVADGEHPMLEVQLPDVQPEAFQMVLNYIYTDRIDFKDPFCNKIVLLMMDVYQLAGQFAIPRLEQLCVQYLEFKISKTNVLDALYNADRMSLTLIKDHCLGFITKEDHFYDIVMSAEFAVLEKPLIVEIIRKRLNPSRHSTDMKYDKTIGTSLENDMAVFLKSGGQEFCDINLVLEGNVIPAHKSILAARCTYFQAMFRSFMPADNTVNIQIGDISPSQEAFSSLLRYIYYGDTKMPPEDSLYLFQAPCFYGFTNNRLQAFCKHNLENNITYDNVLQILEASDKMNVPDIKNYALRMVVHNFSQVARLPKMQELTRELLLDVILAMADTKGEHKRISHDVSFVSFYGDM encoded by the exons ATGGCCAGCGCAAATCGATTCACTTCGCCCACGCCTTCCGGCAGTGCGGTGGGACCGAGCACGAGCGGTGCCGCGGCAGCTGGGCATGCCGGACCCATCACCAGTGCAGCTAACCGGTGGAAACGGATGCTAGACTGTGACGAGTTTGTGGGATCAAGAAGATCCAAGCATACCGTGGTTGCGTACAAGGATGCGATTTATGTTTTCGGAGGGGACAACGGGACGAAAATGTTGAACGATTTGATTCGGTTCAGTGTCAAGGACAAATCCTGGGGGAGAGCGTTTTCTACCGGGACTCCGCCCGCCCCCCGCTACCATCATTCGGCGGTGGTCCACGCCTCGTCGATGTTTGTTTTCGGAGGGTACACCGGAGATATTCACTCGAACTCTAATCTCGCCAATAAGAACGATTTGTTCGAGTACAAATTTCAGAATGGTCAGTGGACCGAGTGGAAGTTTGTCGGTCGCACGCCGGTACCGAGGAGCGCGCATGGCGCGGCTGTGTACGATAACAAGTTGTGGATTTACGCCGGGTACGATGGAAACGCTCGGCTGAACGATATGTGGACCATTAGTTTGACC GGTGAACCTCGCCAATGGGAGGAAGTTCAACAGAAGGGCGATCGACCACCAACTTGTTGCAATTTCCCCGTGGCGGTGGCTCGTGgttgtatgtatgtattttcCGGACAAAGTGGACTGCAAATCACGAATACTCTGTTCCAGTTCAATTTCAAGgataaaat TTGGCGTCGCATTTCGAATGAGCATATTCTGCGCGGAGCTCCTCCACCTCCGGCGAGGCGTTACGGTCATATCATGGTACACCATGATCGGTTCTTGTATGTCTTCGGAGGTGCAGCGGATTCCACGTTGCAGAATGACCTGCACTGCTACGATCTCGATTCACAAGTTTGGTCGACAGTGATTCCTGCCACCGAATCACAGGTTCCAAGTGGACGGCTGTTCCATGCTGCGGCCGTGATTGGCGATGCCATGTACATATTCGGGGGTACGATCGATAACAACGTCCGCAGTGGGGATATGTATCGTTTTCAGTTCTCCAGCTATCCGAAATGTACGCTACAGGATGATTTCGGTAATTTTCTACTGAATCGGCAGTTTTGCGACGTCCAGTTTGTGGTTGGGAGTGAGGAGATCAAGATTCCGGTGCATGTTGCGATGATTGCGGCACGGTCTCAGTTTTTGAGATCGAAGATTAT AGCCGCTCGAGATGCGAGGAATCTTCAGGAAGTTGCTGATGGAGAGCATCCAATGTTGGAGGTTCAGTTACCGGACGTTCAACCAGAGGCATTCCAAATGGTGCTCAACTACATCTATACCGATCGGATTGATT TCAAGGATCCATTCTGCAACAAAATCGTTTTACTGATGATGGACGTTTACCAGCTGGCAGGACAATTTGCTATTCCCCGTTTGGAGCAACTATGCGTGCAATATTTGGAGTTTAAAATCTCAAAGACCAACGTTTTGGACGCTCTGTATAACGCCGATCGGATGAGTCTTACCCTCATCAAAGATCACTGTCTTGGATTCATCACAAAAGAAGATCACTTCTACGACATCGTTATGTCCGCAGAGTTCGCCGTTCTCGAGAAGCCGTTGATTGTGGAAATAATCCGTAAGCGATTGAATCCAAGCCGACATTCGACCGATATGAAGTACGATAAGACAATCGGTACTTCGCTGGAGAATGATATGGCGGTGTTTCTAAAATCCGGCGGGCAGGAGTTTTGCGATATAAACCTGGTTCTGGAAGGGAACGTTATTCCGGCGCACAAATCAATCCTGGCGGCACGGTGCACCTACTTCCAGGCTATGTTCCGTTCTTTCATGCCAGCGGATAACACCGTGAAT ATCCAAATTGGTGACATCTCTCCTTCGCAGGAAGCCTTCAGCTCGCTGTTGCGCTACATTTACTACGGTGACACCAAGATGCCACCGGAGGATTCATTGTATCTTTTTCAGGCCCCCTGCTTCTATGGCTTCACCAACAACCGACTGCAGGCCTTCTGTAAgcacaacctcgaaaacaacaTAACTTACGACAACGTGTTGCAAATTCTGGAAGCGTCGGATAAAATGAACGTACCGGACATCAAGAACTACGCCCTCCGCATGGTGGTGCACAATTTCTCCCAGGTTGCACGGTTACCCAAGATGCAGGAGTTGACGCGGGAACTGCTGCTGGATGTGATTCTCGCTATGGCCGATACCAAAGGCGAGCACAAGCGCATCAGCCACGATGTGTCCTTCGTTAGTTTCTACGGTGACATGTGA
- the LOC129767640 gene encoding eukaryotic translation initiation factor 2-alpha kinase 1-like, whose product MESDEDDDSFGSDWDKLETITEFDIARPKSNLFSACASTELIGNGLQSRIAAKASTPVSLLVESLVQQLCALLEADPQRSQELYKTICERLHAVNLIDETYDMGEFEMMRSQYQKALYQLVSIARGQDLPVLALDKIWPLQQPVGLEWSRYHREFTELDFIAGGGFGKVYRARNNLDGIVYAVKKITIRSTTIKNVLVHLAEVKTLASLNHINIVPYKAAWLEPLLANGKESGDKNVNNSMTTLDDDSEEEEEESSMANSISLTSRRFQSKSRRTKASYEDSLRRADDTDDGFSIQFEHSEGSDARAEENNQQLAELEEARGSVISVEESQPHVKLKWATLYIQMTLCHLTLRQWLDERNRSECFEQFYGNFLQSPRVECTIPMNSFCRQSSQLSSESCSSEPLMANTKNSVPGSVQSEKQSNNTFQHLDVVTDILHQLLNGLTYIHSRGIVHHDIKPSNIFVSVNDHDRSLSIQLGDFGLACPLQSSHTGGGFGTPLYAAPEQLEGKCDPKSDIYSMGIILLELLLAFDTDMERAEMIKQVRKGQFPKDLDVEYSMLLKDLLNVRPVKRPTTFALTEAVNCMKLNRDKVISGLRQSITRQEEEIQSLRKKIAETDQPLEELNRLEIRTSETLIVKEQELIIKTIEIESKNQLLRCKEIELRSKDEEIQRLKQLLRSYQEKEEERKDQ is encoded by the exons ATGGAATCTGACGAGGATGACGATAGTTTTGGTTCGGATTGGGATAAACTAGAAACGATAACCGAATTCGATATAG CTCGACCAAAAAGCAACTTATTCTCAGCGTGCGCCTCAACGGAATTAATTGGCAATGGTCTGCAAAGCCGCATCGCGGCTAAAGCCAGCACGCCAGTTTCACTGCTGGTGGAGAGTTTGGTTCAGCAGCTGTGCGCACTGCTGGAGGCGGACCCCCAGCGATCACAGGAACTGTACAAAACAATCTGCGAACGGCTTCATGCCGTCAATTTGATCGATGAGACTTACGATATGGGCGAATTCGAAATGATGCGCAGTCAGTACCAGAAGGCTCTCTATCAGCTGGTTAGCATCGCACGTGGACAAGATCTGCCGGTGCTGGCATTGGATAAAATTTGGCCACTGCAGCAACCGGTAGGTTTGGAGTGGTCGCGGTATCATCGGGAATTCACCGAGCTTGATTTCATTGCCGGCGGTGGATTTGGGAAAGTCTACCGGGCACGGAACAATCTGGACGGGATTGTGTATGCGGTTAAGAAGATTACCATCCGGTCGACGACTATCAAAAATGTGTTGGTACATTTGGCTGAGGTGAAGACACTCGCTAGTCTCAACCATATCAATATTGTTCCTTACAAAGCGGCCTGGTTGGAACCACTTTTGGCAAACGGGAAAGAATCCGGGGATAAAAATGTGAATAACTCAATGACAACATTGGATGACGATAGTgaggaagaagaggaggaaAGTTCCATGGCCAATTCTATTAGTTTGACATCTAGAAGATTTCAG TCCAAATCCCGTCGCACGAAAGCTTCTTACGAAGACTCGCTGAGGCGCGCTGATGATACGGATGATGGTTTCAGTATTCAATTCGAACACAGCGAAGGTTCCGATGCCAGAGCGGAAGAAAATAACCAACAATTGGCGGAATTGGAAGAAGCGCGTGGAAGTGTCATCAGTGTGGAAGAATCACAGCCTCATGTTAAACTAAAATGGGCCACGCTTTACATACAGATGACCCTCTGCCACTTGACGCTCCGTCAGTGGTTAGATGAGCGCAATCGGTCCGAATGTTTCGAACAGTTTTACGGTAATTTTCTACAAAGCCCCCGGGTTGAGTGCACCATTCCGATGAATTCGTTCTGTCGGCAGTCTTCTCAGTTAAGCTCTGAGAGCTGTTCCAGTGAACCCCTTATGGCAAATACCAAAAACTCAGTTCCTGGTTCTGTGCAGAGTGAGAAACAATCGAACAATACTTTCCAGCATTTGGATGTGGTTACGGATATCCTCCACCAGCTGCTGAATGGCCTCACGTACATCCATTCCAGGGGTATTGTCCACCACGACATCAAACCGAGCAATATTTTTGTCAGTGTAAACGATCACGACAGATCGTTGTCCATCCAGCTGGGCGATTTCGGTCTTGCCTGTCCACTGCAGAGCTCCCACACGGGAGGTGGTTTCGGAACGCCTCTCTACGCGGCTCCCGAACAGTTGGAGGGAAAGTGTGACCCCAAGTCCGATATTTACAGTATGGGAATTATTCTGTTGGAACTGTTGCTCGCTTTTGACACCGACATGGAGCGAGCGGAGATGATAAAGCAAGTGCGGAAGGGACAGTTTCCGAAGGATCTCGATGTTGAATACAGCATGTTACTTAAGGATCTACTTAACGTTAGACCGGTCAAGCGGCCAACAACTTTTGCCCTAACCGAAGCCGTCAACTGTATGAAGCTCAATCGGGACAAAGTGATCTCGGGGCTGCGCCAAAGCATCACGCGACAGGAGGAAGAAATCCAAAGTTTGCGAAAGAAAATTGCCGAAACGGATCAGCCACTGGAGGAGCTGAATCGGTTGGAAATTCGGACCAGTGAAACACTGATCGTGAAGGAGCAGGAACTGATTATCAAGACTATAGAGATCGAAAGCAAAAACCAGCTGCTTCGGTGCAAAGAAATTGAGTTGCGCTCAAAGGATGAAGAGATCCAACGACTGAAACAATTGCTGAGAAGTTATCaggagaaagaagaagaaagaaaggaTCAGTGA
- the LOC129765784 gene encoding uncharacterized protein LOC129765784: MESSQLPVAWAKWKRDLEAYFEAEGIVSQYDRRSKLLYLGGSDLRDIFDNLPDAGNVPHVLKNPPYYDKAIAKLDSHFEPFRRRTYERHLFRQIAQKSSERFGDFVLRLRTQVKRCEYEKPDEMILDQIVEKCLSEKLKQKMLKRDMSLEEIESVGTLLEESIHRLKDFEGTKPESTVNKVIKWQPRWQPKPIERYSSGSEDRFVRQQSTKSFGAISGTTHYGKLRREPGRGSEAVCFSCGKRGHVKGSEICPAKRATCLKCGGVGHFARQCLKRVNNEERGTGPPKRIRMVKQDGDRDQDEGYVFYAMGENIFLFKIGGVDVPMIVDSGAAANIISENAWTQMKNFAVQVWNMSKVVDKVFTGYASCQPMEMIGSFYATVEAGNRKVEAKFYVAKNGQQCLLGDKTAKELGVLKVGFHVASIAEYSETEFPKFKGLTVGIPIDKTVQPVQQGYRRVPYALEDKVVEKLDTLLKQGIIEQVHGPSQWVSPLVPVMKDSGDVRLCIDMRRANAAVLREKHPLPMVDELLGSVSGAKMFSKIDIKDAYHQLEISEKSRPITTFITKTGLYR, encoded by the coding sequence TCTACCAGATGCTGGAAATGTACCACACGTTCTCAAGAACCCTCCGTATTATGATAAGGCTATCGCAAAACTGGATAGTCATTTCGAACCATTTCGCAGACGAACCTATGAACGTCATTTGTTCCGCCAAATTGCACAGAAATCCTCAGAACGTTTCGGTGATTTCGTTTTGCGTCTAAGGACCCAAGTAAAACGATGTGAGTACGAAAAGCCGGACGAAATGATCCTAGATCAAATCGTTGAGAAATGCTTGTCCGAAAAGTTGAAGCAGAAAATGTTAAAACGGGATATGTCGTTGGAGGAAATCGAATCTGTGGGAACGTTGCTAGAAGAGAGTATTCACCGGTTGAAAGATTTTGAAGGAACCAAACCTGAATCAACTGTAAACAAAGTGATTAAGTGGCAACCGAGATGGCAACCTAAGCCAATAGAGAGATACTCCTCTGGGTCCGAAGATCGTTTCGTTCGTCAGCAATCTACTAAGTCTTTCGGAGCTATTAGCGGAACTACTCATTATGGAAAactgagaagagagccagggcGCGGTTCAGAAGCAGTCTGTTTCTCATGTGGTAAGCGAGGACATGTAAAAGGCTCTGAAATATGCCCAGCCAAGCGAGCGACTTGTTTGAAATGTGGTGGCGTTGGACATTTTGCTAGACAATGTCTAAAACGAGTTAATAATGAAGAGCGAGGTACTGGTCCCCCGAAGAGAATCCGAATGGTAAAGCAAGATGGAGATAGAGACCAAGATGAAGGATACGTTTTCTATGCTATGGGAGAAAATATTTTCCTGTTCAAAATCGGTGGTGTAGACGTCCCGATGATTGTCGATTCTGGGGCTGCCGCCAATATTATCAGTGAAAACGCCTGGACTCAGATGAAAAACTTCGCCGTTCAGGTTTGGAATATGTCTAAGGTAGTAGACAAGGTATTCACTGGATATGCATCATGTCAGCCTATGGAAATGATTGGTAGTTTCTACGCTACGGTGGAAGCCGGGAATAGGAAAGTGGAAGCTAAATTCTACGTAGCTAAGAACGGACAACAATGCTTGTTGGGGGACAAAACAGCAAAGGAATTAGGTGTTTTGAAAGTTGGGTTTCATGTTGCATCGATTGCAGAGTATTCCGAAACGGAATTTCCCAAATTCAAGGGACTGACAGTTGGAATTCCCATAGACAAAACCGTGCAACCAGTTCAACAAGGATATCGTCGAGTTCCTTACGCGCTTGAGGATAAAGTAGTAGAAAAGTTGGATACCTTGTTGAAACAAGGGATCATCGAGCAGGTTCACGGCCCATCGCAATGGGTCTCTCCACTAGTTCCTGTTATGAAAGATTCTGGAGATGTTCGATTGTGTATCGACATGCGGCGTGCCAATGCAGCTGTGCTGCGTGAAAAACATCCACTTCCAATGGTAGATGAGCTACTTGGTTCTGTCAGCGGGGCAAAGATGTTTTCGAAAATTGATATTAAAGACGCATATCACCAGTTGGAAATCTCTGAGAAATCGCGCCCGATCACGACCTTCATTACAAAAACTGGACTTTACAGGTAG